From Ficedula albicollis isolate OC2 chromosome 20, FicAlb1.5, whole genome shotgun sequence, one genomic window encodes:
- the LOC107604101 gene encoding uncharacterized protein LOC107604101 has protein sequence MRRVHRGFPQGISPGVPFPAVGQAQESPVGETRQPLPQDLCSPQPAPLGAAGGALGPQAASDFGGAPEGLAGTQVGRKRTPGAEQAGGWTVLASPPDVCWGWREDASPGAAATEGLIQRRGKSGTDGRTDGRTDGRTDGRTELLPRRSAAQPPPVPQHLPRPGPAPAQERCRGKRKASKPRKPKDVNAPRESGDVRLFTKETPGLEQGDVSAAWRGTAPAQRLWEHGAGE, from the exons ATGAGAAGGGTGCACAGAGGGTTTCCACAAGGGATTTCTCCTGGGGTACCATTTCCAGCAGTTGGGCAGGCACAGGAGAGCCCAGTGGGTGAGACACGGCAGCCCCTGCCTCAGGAcctctgctccccccagcccgctcctctgggagctgccGGGGGGGCACTGGGGCCGCAGGCAGCCTCTGATTTCGGGGGTGCTCCGGAGGGACTGGCGGGAACTCAGGTGGGCAGGAAGAGAACGCCAGGTGCAGAGCAAGCTGGGGGCTGGACGGTGCTGGCTTCACCTCCTGatgtgtgctggggctggagagaaGATGCTTCCCCCGGTGCAGCTGCCACGGAAGGGCTCATCCAGCGGCGCGGGAAGAGCgggacggacggacggac ggacggacggacggacggacggacggacggacggacggagCTCCTCCCGAGGCGGAGCGCGGCTCAGCCCCCGCCTGTGCCGCAGCACctgccccggcccggccccgctccaGCCCAGGAGCGCTGCAGGGGGAAGCGAAAGGCATCGAAGCCCAGGAAGCCAAAGGATGTAAACGCCCCCCGGGAGTCAGGAGATGTCCGTCTCTTCACCAAGGAGAcaccagggctggaacagggtGATGTCAGCGCGGCTTGGCGAGGGACTGCCCCAGCTCAGCGCCTTTGGGAACACGGGGCAGGGGAGTGA
- the TP53INP2 gene encoding tumor protein p53-inducible nuclear protein 2: MFQRLTSLFFSDSNTPEGLEEPKPFVEEEEEEDGWLIIDLAEEPGLDDVGSSPMEDLLIEHPSMSVYVTSTLEVDGEGPEDDAAECRRVLQPPSIPHLAPDWFSGGVSHRWASRRAKQLPGAFVHQPCQRHCNY, translated from the exons ATGTTTCAGCGTCTCACCAGCCTCTTCTTCAGTGACAGCAACACGCCAGAGGGCCTGGAGGAGCCCAAACCCTTTGtcgaggaagaggaggaggaggatggctGGCTCATAATTGATCTTGCAG AGGAGCCCGGCCTCGACGACGTGGGGAGCAGCCCCATGGAGGACCTGCTCATCGAGCACCCCAGCATGTCCGTCTACGTCACCAGCACCCTCGAGGTGGATGGGGAGGGCCCCGAGGACGATGCTGCAGAGT gcaggagggtgctgcagcccccctCAATCCCCCACCTGGCCCCAGACTGGTTCAGCGGGGGTGTATCCCACAGAT gggcgtccCGCCGCGCCAAGCAGCTCCCGGGCGCCTTCGtccaccagccctgccagcgCCACTGCAACTACTGA